A part of Larkinella insperata genomic DNA contains:
- a CDS encoding MFS transporter: MNFTVFQLPSPSLSTRSVRRMAVGTMFFLQGLSFASWASRIPSIQQTLGLSDAALGGVLLALPAGLMLSLPIAGWLTAKIGSRKVATLAVGLYAITLLTLGLAQSTPQLMGCLFMFGLFGNMANISINTQAVGVEAMYNRPVMASFHGLWSLAGFAGAMLGAFMIGAGIVPYQHFAAVLFLALALLAVASRYILPEDVNTNGDQPIFAKPDKTLLTLGIIAFCAMICEGAMFDWSGIYFKKVVMANKSMVGAGYTAFMSTMAMGRFIADWFATRYGLKRTLQVSGVLIAAGLLTSVALPYLGTAILGFFLVGFGVSSVVPLVYSAAGKSTVMSPGVALAAVSTIGFLGFLIGPPVIGFVAGWSSLRLSFTIIAGMGLCVALMGGKVKGE; this comes from the coding sequence ATGAATTTTACAGTTTTTCAACTTCCCTCGCCATCACTCTCCACGCGTAGTGTACGCCGGATGGCTGTGGGCACTATGTTCTTCCTGCAAGGGTTGTCGTTTGCCAGCTGGGCGTCCCGGATTCCAAGCATTCAGCAGACGCTGGGCTTGTCGGATGCGGCATTGGGCGGAGTTCTGCTGGCTCTTCCGGCTGGTCTGATGTTGTCGCTCCCGATTGCGGGCTGGCTGACAGCCAAAATCGGGAGCCGTAAAGTCGCTACGCTGGCGGTTGGCCTTTACGCAATCACCTTGCTGACCCTGGGGTTGGCGCAAAGCACCCCGCAACTGATGGGCTGTCTGTTCATGTTCGGGCTGTTTGGTAACATGGCGAACATTTCCATCAACACGCAGGCCGTGGGGGTTGAGGCCATGTACAATCGGCCGGTGATGGCGTCGTTTCACGGGCTGTGGAGTCTGGCGGGTTTTGCCGGAGCCATGCTCGGAGCGTTCATGATTGGCGCGGGTATTGTTCCGTATCAGCATTTTGCGGCCGTTTTGTTTCTCGCACTGGCGCTGCTGGCCGTTGCTTCCCGGTATATTTTGCCCGAAGACGTTAATACCAACGGCGATCAGCCCATTTTTGCCAAACCGGATAAAACGCTGTTGACGCTGGGCATTATTGCTTTCTGTGCCATGATCTGCGAAGGCGCTATGTTTGACTGGAGCGGTATTTATTTCAAAAAAGTGGTGATGGCTAACAAATCAATGGTTGGCGCTGGGTACACGGCATTCATGAGCACCATGGCAATGGGCCGTTTCATTGCCGACTGGTTTGCGACCCGCTACGGCCTGAAGCGGACGCTGCAAGTGAGCGGTGTGCTGATTGCCGCCGGTTTGCTGACGTCGGTTGCTTTACCGTATCTGGGCACGGCGATCCTCGGCTTTTTCCTCGTGGGTTTTGGTGTGTCGTCGGTGGTGCCGCTGGTGTACAGCGCAGCCGGAAAGTCAACGGTCATGTCGCCGGGCGTGGCTTTGGCTGCGGTTTCAACCATTGGTTTTCTGGGCTTCCTGATTGGTCCGCCGGTAATCGGTTTTGTGGCGGGTTGGTCGAGCCTGCGGCTTTCGTTCACCATCATCGCCGGCATGGGCCTATGCGTTGCGCTGATGGGCGGTAAGGTAAAAGGAGAATAA
- a CDS encoding DUF6660 family protein, whose translation MKSLICLLMSVHLLFLSVWPCADGCLKVRADKQATATLASDDHQHDDGNPGADLCSPFCGCACCGTVLEPGPDFQFAFAVFSFASPRYTTSVPTLPTAPLSFWQPPQLG comes from the coding sequence ATGAAGTCTCTGATTTGCTTGTTGATGAGCGTCCACCTGCTTTTTTTATCCGTTTGGCCCTGCGCCGACGGATGCCTGAAGGTGCGCGCCGACAAACAGGCAACAGCGACGCTTGCCAGCGACGACCACCAGCACGACGACGGCAATCCCGGCGCCGATCTGTGCTCTCCCTTTTGCGGGTGCGCCTGCTGCGGTACGGTGCTCGAACCCGGCCCGGATTTTCAGTTTGCCTTTGCGGTCTTTTCGTTTGCTTCTCCCCGGTACACAACTTCAGTACCAACCTTACCAACTGCCCCACTTTCTTTCTGGCAGCCGCCCCAGCTCGGCTGA
- a CDS encoding glycerophosphodiester phosphodiesterase, whose protein sequence is MKIVFNTAIAAVLLTCSTLPSMAQTKVIAHRGAWKNTGAPQNSIASLQQAIKLGCYGSEFDVHMTADSALVVNHDHDLQGVNLETAPAAQINALKLSNGESLPTLESYLKEGLKQKKTRLILEIKASKVSKEHSLALATKCVQAVKAQKGRKLVDYISFDYDVCKKVKELDPSANVAYLMGDKTPEQLAADGLYGLDYHHSIMKKNENWIQDAHQKKLTVNVWTVNDPDTMNWLLERKADFITTDEPEKLLTLTK, encoded by the coding sequence ATGAAAATCGTCTTCAATACCGCCATTGCCGCCGTTTTGCTCACTTGTTCTACTTTACCGAGCATGGCCCAAACCAAAGTAATCGCCCACCGGGGAGCCTGGAAAAACACCGGCGCTCCGCAAAACTCGATTGCCTCGCTGCAACAGGCCATCAAACTGGGTTGCTACGGCAGTGAGTTCGACGTGCACATGACCGCCGATTCAGCACTGGTGGTCAACCACGATCACGACCTGCAGGGCGTCAATCTCGAAACTGCCCCCGCGGCCCAGATCAACGCCCTGAAACTCAGCAACGGCGAGTCACTGCCGACGCTGGAAAGCTACCTGAAAGAAGGTCTGAAACAGAAGAAAACCCGTCTGATTCTCGAAATCAAAGCATCGAAAGTCAGCAAGGAACACTCGCTGGCCCTGGCGACAAAATGCGTGCAGGCCGTTAAAGCCCAAAAAGGCCGGAAGCTGGTCGATTACATCAGCTTTGATTACGACGTTTGCAAGAAAGTAAAAGAACTGGACCCTTCAGCCAATGTGGCCTATCTGATGGGCGACAAAACCCCGGAACAACTGGCCGCCGACGGTTTATACGGCCTGGATTACCACCACAGCATCATGAAGAAAAACGAAAACTGGATTCAGGATGCGCACCAGAAAAAGCTGACCGTCAACGTCTGGACCGTCAACGACCCGGACACCATGAACTGGCTCCTGGAACGCAAAGCGGATTTCATCACGACCGACGAACCCGAAAAATTGCTGACGCTGACGAAGTAA